In Paenibacillus stellifer, the DNA window GAGGAAGAAGTGCAGGAGGAGAGCGACCAGGTAATCAGCTCGCAGATCAAGAAGAAATGCGTTGCCATTCTCAAGGGGGAAGAGGGCGGCTCGGCAGCAGCTGCCGCAGCCGGAATGGCGGCGATAGCGGGTATGGCTGGGCTGGCGGCCCGCAGTCTCGGTCCCGGCATCCCGGCGCTGAGCGGGGCTGCGGTGGCTGAGAATGGCGCCTTGGAGAACGGCGCGTATTCTCCTTCACCCGCGATGAGCAGCGGACCTGCTGGAGAGCAGGGGTCCGGCACGCCTGTCCCGTCAGTGCAGGGCGACGCGGCCAGCGTCTACGCCGGGCTGCTTGGGTCCGGCGGGCTTCCGGTTCTCTCCCCGGAGGCGGAGAAACACGCGCGTCAGCGCGCCAAAGCGAAGCTGACGGGACTTCAGGCCGAGCGGAGCAAGCTCCTCGCGATGATGGAGGAGGGGAGCGTTCCCGCCGACACGGGCCGGGCAATGCTCGAATTCCTGGACCGGAAGGAAGCGTTCCTGGCCCGGGATGCCGATTCGCAGTTCCGGCAGTCGCTTGGGGAGCTCGGCCGGATGTTCGCACGCCTGTTCACGAAGGCGCCGGAGGCCAAAGGAGAGGGCGCCGGAGAAGGCAGCGGCGCCATCGCTTCGTCCGCCGAATGTGTGCGCCGCGCCCGGATCGAGATGTGCCGGGCTGCGGTCGATGCCGTCAAGCGGGAGGACGACCCGGAGATCCGGGGAGACTCCGAGATCGTGGCGGCCAAGTACGGGCAGATGATCGACCGCCTGGAGAGCGTGCCGGCGGCAGGGCTGGCGGAACTGGAGGAAAGCCGCAAGTTTCTCGGGAAGCTGGAGGCTTTCCAGGAGCAGCGCGACAGCGTGCAGCGGATGTTCGAGGACGGAGCGCTAAGCTTCAAAGCGGCCGCCGGATTGCGGCGCTTCATGGATCAGCTAGAAACATCCATTTGGGAGGATTAGAGGATGGAACCCGAAGAACTGTCTTTTGTCACAATCGGCCCCGAACATATGGCCGAGGCGACCGAAATTTACAATCATTATGTAAAGCATACGACCGTTTCTTTTCATACGGAGCCTTTGACGGTGGAGGAGATGACGCGGAACACCCTGCACGGCGATTCGCGTTTCGCCTCTTATGCGGTCATGCAGGACGAAAGAATGCAGGGCTATATTCTGATCACCCGGCACAAAAACAAACAGGCTTACGACGTCACCGGGGAGATCAGCGTGTATCTGAAGCCGGAGGCGACGGGGCGGCGAATCGGCCGCCCCGCCCTTCAATTTATCGAGCAGAAGGCCGCCGAGAACGGCTTTCATTCCCTTGTGGCCACCATCTGCTCAGAGAATGGGCCGAGCCGGCAGTTTTTTGAACGAAACGGATATGAGCAAAGCGCGTATTACCGGGAGATCGGCCAAAAGTTCGGCCGGTGGCTCGACATCGTCGTCTACCAGAAGCTGGTGGCCGGCGGCCATTAACGAACCGCCCCGAACGGCCGCATCCGCACCTTTCGTTTTGGCTCAGCTAAAGCGGTTTCTGCGGATAAGGTAAGCGCGTACTCTGGTGTCTGTTGTTGTCACCGGCTTCTCGTGCATGCCATGATCCGACTCCAAGAAGAGAGAAGTGAGGTTACGAATGACATCCATCGCCTGGGTAACAGACAGCACCAGCACGCTTCATCCCGATTTTGCCAAGGACAATCATGTCTATGTAGTCCCGCTGCGCCTGATTGTCGGCGGCGAGTGCTACAAGGAGAATATCGATATTACGGCAGAGCAGTTCTATGACCGGATGCGCCATCATGAGCAGGCGGGCAGCTCGCAGCCTCCCATCGGAGAATTTATCGAGCTGTACGAATCGCTGAAGGATAAATACGATCAAATCATCGCCATTCACTGCTCCTCCGAGCTGAGCGGCACCTTTAATACTTCGATGCAGGCTGCTGAAATCGCGGAGGCCCCGGTCACGGGGATCGACTCGAAGGTCGGTGCTTACCCGCTGCGCGAAATGATCACGAGCGGTGTGCATTGGCATCAAATGGGCCT includes these proteins:
- a CDS encoding GNAT family N-acetyltransferase, with translation MEPEELSFVTIGPEHMAEATEIYNHYVKHTTVSFHTEPLTVEEMTRNTLHGDSRFASYAVMQDERMQGYILITRHKNKQAYDVTGEISVYLKPEATGRRIGRPALQFIEQKAAENGFHSLVATICSENGPSRQFFERNGYEQSAYYREIGQKFGRWLDIVVYQKLVAGGH